The DNA region GCAGGTTTGTCAGTCTGTAGAACTCCTGCTCACAAGAATTGACAGCGGCGGTCACTTTGGCGAGCaattcctcgtcctgcACAATTTTGACGCCGCTAGAGGCCGGATCTATCCCGTttttggagagctggatctggatCAGGTCAGACGACAAATACGCCGCGTTCAGGAACACCAGCTTGGCAATCGACGGAACCTTGGACGTGTTTTCGGACGCAGACTTGGCCCAGTCATATATCTCCGCCGAGGTGTAATGACGAGGTTCCAATTGGCCGTGCTCCTCGAAGAGCGACCGGTCGAACATCCCATACGTGACACCGACGGCATATCTATCGTTATTTTCGTGCTCCTCGACGAGTCTGAACAGAGACAGGATTTTGCGATCAGAGTCTAGCAGAATGATATTTCCTGCGCTAAAGAATTCCAGGACCAGGTAGTACATACCGTCCCCAAACTCCAAAACCACGACTCTATCGTTGCCGACCTGCTTGATGTTCGACAATCGCCGCGACTTTAGATGTTTTCGAAGCTTGACGACAAAATTGGAGGGTTCCGGAGCCGTTGGGCGCTGGAACTCGGTCAGATACACCTTGAAGCCACTCTCTATGACCAGATTGGCCTTCGAGTCAGGAACGCTGAACTTGAGAAGGAAAGAACGAGGATTGGCCACCAGGTTATACACGTTCTGAAGACGATGGCCCTTGATGGCATGCTCTATCTCCTTGACGAGGACCCGAATATCAAATGCACTGACTCTTTGCTTCATAGTTTGCCTTGatggaaaataaatatttgtGACATAAGcaaatataaataaatctGTTCCAGATCTTGTTTTACAACCAtggaaaagaagatccagaaagTGGCTGACATCctcaagaaagacgacGTCAAGGTCACGTTCTTTGTTGGGGCCGGGATCTCCACGAGTTGCGGTATCCCCGACTTCCGCTCGCCAAAGACAGGACTATACTCGAACCTCAAGAGGCTCCAGCTGCCTTATCCGGAGGCGGTGTTTGACATCGACTATTTCCGCAGAAACCCCAAGGCATTCTACACACTGGCAGAGGAGCTGTATCCGGGCAAGTTTGTGCCCAGCAAGTTCCACTACTTCATCAGATTGTGTCAGGATAAAAAGAAGCTGAAGCGTTGCTACACCCAGAACATCGACACGTTGGAGCGCCTGGCAGGCGTGAAGGACGAGTTTATCGTGGAGGCACACGGCTCGTTTGCCAAAAACCACTGTATCGACTGTGATGCCGAGATGGAAAccgaggagctcaagaagcagATGAAGAGCAAGATTCCAACATGTGCTAAGTGTAAAGGCTATGTGAAGCCGGACATTGTGTTTTTCGGCGAGGCCCTGCCTCCAAAGTTTTTCGACAGATGGGACGAGGATTCGTCATCAAAGATGGATCTGgctctcgtcgctggcACCTCCTTGGCGGTGTATCCGTTTGCTGGTCTTCCTGCCGAGGTGAGCAAAGATTGCACGAGAGTGCTGATCAACAGAGAACAATGCGGCGATTTCAAGGCCAACCCGCGCAAGTCGGATATCTTGCTGCTTGAGAGCTGCGACAAGGttgtcgagcagctggctAAACTGCTGGGATGGGAAGAAGAGCTCGATGCGCTGGTGGAGCAGGGAAGAACGGCCCTGAAAGACAACAAGCTGCACATTCCAGCGACCGAGGAGGAACTGGAAAAGAAGGTGCTAGCGGAAGCGGAGGCCATCGCAAAGGTGGAAAGAGAGGAAGAGGcgaaggaggaggaagagatcGACCAATTGGCAGACACACTGAAAAATGTCAAGGTGGACAACTAATTTACACTATTTATCAGCCTCTCTAGTGGTCGATCAGCTTTTTCATACATATCTCATACGCCATCCGTCTTCGCAAGTTCTTCATGTCCGACTGCGAAAATAGCAGCGGGCGCTCTCTTGAGACATAGTCGACAACCGTGCACATGAACACCCCACAGTCGAAACCGTTTTCCTGCTTAGGCGTTTTCATGGAGTCGAAATGGTCGTATAGCGAATAATCGATGCCGTTCATCGAGTCTCCATACAGCTTCTTTGTCTCGTTCACCATATAGTCCTCCAAGTTGTACAATATATCGTCGCCGCTTCCATAGAGAGAATCATAGTATTGGAACGCTTTTTCCTTATTATTGATGACGCCCAGCGCCCAATGCGACTGGTTCAGATTAATTGGCACAAAAATGTAGTCCAACTTGGTGACGTCCACCTTGGCACGCTTGGTCCATCTCCGCACCGAGTTATATCCTCTGGTAGATAAATTCGAGTAGAAATGGGTCGAGAAAATGTGGATCTGCGGTAATGTCGTTGGATG from Ogataea parapolymorpha DL-1 chromosome V, whole genome shotgun sequence includes:
- a CDS encoding NAD-dependent protein deacetylase HST2 — its product is MEKKIQKVADILKKDDVKVTFFVGAGISTSCGIPDFRSPKTGLYSNLKRLQLPYPEAVFDIDYFRRNPKAFYTLAEELYPGKFVPSKFHYFIRLCQDKKKLKRCYTQNIDTLERLAGVKDEFIVEAHGSFAKNHCIDCDAEMETEELKKQMKSKIPTCAKCKGYVKPDIVFFGEALPPKFFDRWDEDSSSKMDLALVAGTSLAVYPFAGLPAEVSKDCTRVLINREQCGDFKANPRKSDILLLESCDKVVEQLAKLLGWEEELDALVEQGRTALKDNKLHIPATEEELEKKVLAEAEAIAKVEREEEAKEEEEIDQLADTLKNVKVDN